The following are from one region of the Harpia harpyja isolate bHarHar1 chromosome 4, bHarHar1 primary haplotype, whole genome shotgun sequence genome:
- the LOC128140464 gene encoding uncharacterized protein LOC128140464 isoform X2 — MWFCGDTEPLLLPTAWRRAGRREQQQEEEEGVALALCSASDPGCCPGARAGKLRLQQDTLWPVPGSPLQGGWHTAPAHPGAAGCPAVGSAFDRGDIPQSCQQDSVLGAVGGPGPWCRHRPGKPACAAAGHHLEGLPPKHPLQAPREQPLRGLDGSHAEDQQGGEDGRPESLPVANLLLLKWLLSLLQHIGHNTAASKMSCSNLAICVGPNLLSPPNEDLLPLEAMLEVTEKVKVLVEFLMENCREQFGEETTDPSCPAAKESPALMERSRGLHLDEQNIPAVTADTKHRAEALPHSPPSLLGVLNEAGGDRVVESEMGEICQILKQRQCV, encoded by the exons ATGTGGTTCTGTGGGGACAcagagcctctgctgctgcccacagcttggAGGAGGGCAGG caggagggagcagcagcaggaggaggaggagggggttgCCCTGGCCCTTTGCTCTGCGTCGGACCCTGGCTGCTGCCCAGGTGCCAGGGCAGGCAAGCTCCGGCTGCAGCAGGACACTCTTTGGCCAGTCCCTGGCAGCCCTCTGCAGGGAGGCTGGCACACTGCCCCAGCCCATCCAG gagctgctggctgtcCTGCAGTAGGAAGTGCCTTCGACAGAGGAGATATTCCACAGAGCTGCCAGCAGGACAGCGTTTTGGGAGCTGTGGGAGGCCCTGGACCGTGGTGCAGACATCGACCTGGGaagccagcctgtgctgctgctggccatCATCTTGAAG GACTTCCTCCGAAGCATCCCCTCCAAGCTCCTCGTGAACAACCTCTACGAGGACTGGATGGCAGCCATGCAGAAGACCAGCAAGGAGGAGAAGATGGAAGACCTGAAAGC TTGCCTGTAGCCAATCTCCTCCTCCTGAAgtggctgctgtccctcctccAGCATATCGGCCACAACACAGCTGCCAGCAAGATGAGCTGCAGCAACCTGGCCATCTGCGTTGGGCCTAACCTGTTGAGCCCACCCAATGAGGACCTGCTCCCACTGGAGGCCATGCTGGAGGTCACTGAGAAG GTGAAGGTGCTGGTGGAGTTTCTGATGGAGAACTGCAGGGAACAATTTGGGGAGGAGACAACTGACCCTTCCTGTCCAGCAGCCAAGGAGTCACCAGCCCTCATGGAGAGATCCAGAG gTCTGCATTTGGACGAGCAAAACATCCCTGCAGTCACAGCAGACACCAAGCATCGGGCAGAAGCCTTGCCGCACAGCCCCCCCTCTCTGCTTGGTGTCCTCAATGAAGCAGGGGGAGATAGGGTGGTGGAGTCTGAAATGGGAGAGATATGTCAGATCCTCAAACAACGACAGTGTGTCTGA
- the LOC128140464 gene encoding uncharacterized protein LOC128140464 isoform X1, with the protein MWFCGDTEPLLLPTAWRRAGRREQQQEEEEGVALALCSASDPGCCPGARAGKLRLQQDTLWPVPGSPLQGGWHTAPAHPGAAGCPAVGSAFDRGDIPQSCQQDSVLGAVGGPGPWCRHRPGKPACAAAGHHLEGLPPKHPLQAPREQPLRGLDGSHAEDQQGGEDGRPESLPVANLLLLKWLLSLLQHIGHNTAASKMSCSNLAICVGPNLLSPPNEDLLPLEAMLEVTEKVKVLVEFLMENCREQFGEETTDPSCPAAKESPALMERSRDTSSFASDHPRERGRLPGAPRRTGEPFRGKKVCRLSPGQGKQKKPKRENRAGESESESHVEKKRRKRKSFGGLTNEKMQEGAEGQEAQVLIHFHWLNRYDCCVPTVHVHNKMTFSLF; encoded by the exons ATGTGGTTCTGTGGGGACAcagagcctctgctgctgcccacagcttggAGGAGGGCAGG caggagggagcagcagcaggaggaggaggagggggttgCCCTGGCCCTTTGCTCTGCGTCGGACCCTGGCTGCTGCCCAGGTGCCAGGGCAGGCAAGCTCCGGCTGCAGCAGGACACTCTTTGGCCAGTCCCTGGCAGCCCTCTGCAGGGAGGCTGGCACACTGCCCCAGCCCATCCAG gagctgctggctgtcCTGCAGTAGGAAGTGCCTTCGACAGAGGAGATATTCCACAGAGCTGCCAGCAGGACAGCGTTTTGGGAGCTGTGGGAGGCCCTGGACCGTGGTGCAGACATCGACCTGGGaagccagcctgtgctgctgctggccatCATCTTGAAG GACTTCCTCCGAAGCATCCCCTCCAAGCTCCTCGTGAACAACCTCTACGAGGACTGGATGGCAGCCATGCAGAAGACCAGCAAGGAGGAGAAGATGGAAGACCTGAAAGC TTGCCTGTAGCCAATCTCCTCCTCCTGAAgtggctgctgtccctcctccAGCATATCGGCCACAACACAGCTGCCAGCAAGATGAGCTGCAGCAACCTGGCCATCTGCGTTGGGCCTAACCTGTTGAGCCCACCCAATGAGGACCTGCTCCCACTGGAGGCCATGCTGGAGGTCACTGAGAAG GTGAAGGTGCTGGTGGAGTTTCTGATGGAGAACTGCAGGGAACAATTTGGGGAGGAGACAACTGACCCTTCCTGTCCAGCAGCCAAGGAGTCACCAGCCCTCATGGAGAGATCCAGAG ACACCTCCAGCTTTGCCTCTGACCACCCCCGAGAGCGTGGCAGACTCCCTGGGGCACCCAGAAGAACTGGCGAGCCGTTCAGGGGAAAGAAG GTTTGCAGGCTCTCCCCAGgacaaggaaaacagaagaaaccaaaaagagaaaacagggcTGGGGAGAGCGAGAGTGAAAGCCACGtggaaaagaagaggaggaagagaaaaagttttGGGGGATTGACCAATGAAAAGATGCAGGAAGGTGCAGAAGGTCAGGAAGCCCAG GTGCTGATTCATTTTCACTGGCTGAACCGCTATGACTGCTGCGTCCCCACAGTTCATGTCCACAATAAAATgaccttttctctcttctga